The Endozoicomonas sp. 4G DNA segment CTCGGCGCGCTCTTCGACTTCGCGGGCGCAACGGTCGCCAACGCATACATTGACCAGGCCGTTGATCACGTCATCGCAGGATTTCCGTCGGCGTGTCAAGCCGCTTACGACGCCGCGCTCCCTGACTGGGAGCGATATCAAAGTAGCGACGTGATCGAATTCGGCGCTTCTTCGCGGTATTACGGCTTACTGTTCCTCGGCGATGGCTATACCGATTGCGCCTTCGAGCAGCCGACCCCGGGCATGGAGTACCAGCGCTACCGGATCGAGGACACCGTCGATCACAAGATTTGGGACTTCACCCTGCGGTATGTGGGCCTCGGCGAAGGTAACGAGCAGGCCTGCACGGTCGTGACCGAGGTCAGAACGACAGCGCTCGTGTCGGAGGATCTGATCATGCGCTGCGAAAAGCCGGTAACCTCCGGCTCGCTTGAGGTGGACGCGGCGCCCGAGCCGTAACCATGCCCGTCACCATCTCCGGCATCACCGAAGCCAAAGCCCTGCTCGCGCAACTCACGGGGCAGATGCGCGAGGGTGCTACGCCAGCACTACAGCACCGACTAACCCGCTACTCATCGCCTGATGATTCAGGAGCTTGGGCGCGTCGTCCGACCGATCGAGCATCGGGGCAACCGCAAGTCGCGCACCCGTTCGGCGGCATGGGGTTGCGCGTGGTTGCTCGGGTTCTCGGGGTTCCTGCCTGTCGTTATTCTGCACTGTTTTTCCTGATTCGCAATTATTCTGTTGCCAAATGCTACGCGGTAGCGCTACAACGCCCGGTTTTAGCACCGGGGCGAAGCATGGCGACGATCTCAGCACGCAAGCGGGGCGACGGCACGACAGTTTACACGGCGCAGATCAGACTCAAAAAGGCCGGCGTCGTCTGGCACAGCGAGGCGAAGACCTTCAATCGACGGGCTGCGGCCAAGGCGTGGGCGCTTGAGCGCGAGGACCAACTGCGCTCGGACCCGGAATCGGCGAAGCGCGCGGATCATGCCGGGCTCACGGTCGGAGACTTGATTCGCAGTTACATCAAGGCGCGCGAGGCGATCGAGCCGCTTGGGCGAACGAAGGGCGATCATCTGCGGTTCCTGCTCGGGCAACCGATCGCGGGTGAACTCGCAGTAGGGCTGACGGCGGCTCGGGTTGTGGCGCATGTGCAGGCGAGGCGCGAGGGCGGGGCAGGCGGGGCAACGGTCTCGAATGATTTGACGTGGCTGCGGGTGGTCTTTAAGTACGCCCGGCTCGCGCTCGGGATTGCGGTCGATCCGCTCGCCCTGGCCGACGCGACGGACATCAGCAGATCGGAGCGGATGATCTCCAGGCCGATCCGGCGCAAGCGGCGCCCGAGCGACGACGAGCTGACGAGGATCGACGCATGGTTTCGCGCGCACCGACCGAGCGGACGGGTCGGCAGTGCGCCGATGGATCTGGTCATGTGGGCGGCGATCTATTCCTGTCGGCGACTGTCGGAGCTGTGCCGGATGAGGATGTCCGACTATGATCGCGAGCATCGCGTGTGGCTGATCCGGGATCTAAAGCATCCCGGCGGGTCTGCGGGGCACGACGCCGAGATGCTGGTGACTGAGCGATTCGCCACTGTGGTCGAGGCGATCCTGGCGCTACCGGGTCGCAAGCTCGACGAGCCGCTGATGCTCCCGTTCGATCCGCGCACCGTCTCGGCGAGGTGGACGCGGACGATGCACGTTCTCGGGATCGAGGATCTGCACTTTCACGACCTAAGAAGATGCGGAGCGAGTCGGCTCGCCGAAGACGGGTGGACCATCCCCGAGATTCAGCGCGTGACGCTCCACGATTCTTGGTCCTCGCTGCAAATCTACGTCAATGTGCCGGCGCGCAAGACGGGGCGGGTGGAGTGGGGTGACTAGGCGCTTGAATCCGCGACCCGTAAACCAGTCCAACGCCTTGCATATTGATGGATCGTCCCACCAATCGTCGATCAATCGATTCATCGCGCGATCCGCGTAGAACGTCGGGCCGCAGAATCGATGCCAATCCATGAAAATGTATCGGCCATCTTCTAGCCTGATCCGGAACGACCGGGTAAAGCAAACGACCCCGTTGTCGTTCGAGTTCGTGCGGTTGTTGTTCGGGTCCAGCGCCCACACGCCGGCGTTCGACGTGTTGTTCCAGTTCCCGCCGGAGAGCAAAACGAAAGGCGCGCACGGCATTCAAGCAACCCTCCGCTTCGCCACATCCGCAGCAGCCTTCGCCCGCTCCGCATCCAGCCACGCGGCAAGATCCGTGATGCGGACCAGCCACGGGCTTTTTTGACTGCCCGGCCTGTAGGCCGGAAAGGGCAATTCGCCCTTCGCGGCTTTGGTGCCGGCGGCCCGCGCACCGAGTGCAAGATACTTCTCGGCGACGGTTTCGAGCGGGATGTCGGTGGTGCCGTATTCGGCCATGAGTAGGAATGTGGTGTTCATCGCAGCGACTCCTTGTGCCAGCCTGAATCGCTGACCAGATGCGGCGACCTGACAAGCTCCGACCAAACCTCGTCAATCGCTTCGAATCTGGGCTTGCCTGTGATCAATTTGCGCGCTTGATCCTCGCTCTCCGCGACGATCGACGCCACCATTTCATGGGTGTCGGTGCTGT contains these protein-coding regions:
- a CDS encoding tyrosine-type recombinase/integrase; the protein is MPVTISGITEAKALLAQLTGQMREGATPALQHRLTRYSSPDDSGAWARRPTDRASGQPQVAHPFGGMGLRVVARVLGVPACRYSALFFLIRNYSVAKCYAVALQRPVLAPGRSMATISARKRGDGTTVYTAQIRLKKAGVVWHSEAKTFNRRAAAKAWALEREDQLRSDPESAKRADHAGLTVGDLIRSYIKAREAIEPLGRTKGDHLRFLLGQPIAGELAVGLTAARVVAHVQARREGGAGGATVSNDLTWLRVVFKYARLALGIAVDPLALADATDISRSERMISRPIRRKRRPSDDELTRIDAWFRAHRPSGRVGSAPMDLVMWAAIYSCRRLSELCRMRMSDYDREHRVWLIRDLKHPGGSAGHDAEMLVTERFATVVEAILALPGRKLDEPLMLPFDPRTVSARWTRTMHVLGIEDLHFHDLRRCGASRLAEDGWTIPEIQRVTLHDSWSSLQIYVNVPARKTGRVEWGD
- a CDS encoding pyocin activator PrtN family protein, giving the protein MNTTFLLMAEYGTTDIPLETVAEKYLALGARAAGTKAAKGELPFPAYRPGSQKSPWLVRITDLAAWLDAERAKAAADVAKRRVA